A genomic window from Gammaproteobacteria bacterium includes:
- a CDS encoding c-type cytochrome: MSDSNMKDGDFVRNFSIMIGALVLLTIVIYIFANSIGGAHTATKTADASAVAERIQPVGKLHLAGAVAGSAVATAQAADGAGTYNAACAACHGTGAAGAPKVGDKAAWAPRIKQGNATLYDHAIKGYQGKTGFMPAKGGQAQLADDAVKAAVDHMVAGSK; the protein is encoded by the coding sequence ATGAGTGATAGCAATATGAAAGACGGCGATTTCGTTCGCAATTTCTCCATCATGATCGGCGCGCTGGTGCTGTTGACCATCGTCATCTACATCTTCGCCAATTCTATTGGCGGTGCGCATACTGCGACCAAGACCGCTGATGCTTCTGCCGTTGCTGAGCGTATCCAGCCGGTTGGCAAGCTGCACCTGGCCGGCGCTGTTGCCGGTTCTGCTGTTGCCACTGCCCAAGCCGCTGATGGTGCCGGCACCTACAACGCTGCCTGCGCTGCTTGTCATGGTACCGGCGCTGCTGGCGCTCCGAAGGTGGGCGACAAGGCTGCCTGGGCTCCGCGCATCAAGCAGGGCAACGCTACCCTGTACGATCACGCCATCAAGGGCTACCAGGGCAAGACCGGTTTCATGCCGGCCAAGGGTGGTCAGGCCCAGTTGGCTGACGACGCTGTTAAAGCCGCCGTTGACCACATGGTAGCTGGCAGCAAGTAA
- a CDS encoding YifB family Mg chelatase-like AAA ATPase — MSLAVIHSRAQVGVDAPAVTVEVHLANGLPGLSVVGLPELAVREAKDRVRSALQTLGFEFPARRITINLAPADLPKDGGRFDLPMALGILAANGQLPREPLADFEFIGELALGGDIRPVRGVLSAALAAHDAGRRLVVPAANGEEASLASRSRVLCAGNLLAVTGHFLQDQPLPEACATRADHPAETLPDLRDIRGQHQAKRALEVAASAGHSLLMMGPPGSGKTMLAQRLPSILPPMTEAEALESAAIHSISDGGFDARRWGQRPFRRPHHTASAVALVGGGSHPRPGEISLAHHGVLFLDELPEFQRAVLEVLREPLESGEVMISRAARQARFPARFQLVAAMNPCPCGYEGDISGRCRCTPDQIQRYRQKLSGPLMDRIDLHVIVPAVPTDMLMNAKPDGQYSAEVRERILRCRDRQLGRQGKLNSALGNKELDECCELDADADALIRRAIQALGLSARGYHRILRVARTLADLAGESRVSSRHLAEAIQFRQLDRKPARAMATSI; from the coding sequence ATGTCACTCGCTGTTATCCACAGTCGCGCCCAGGTGGGTGTCGACGCCCCTGCCGTCACCGTCGAGGTGCACCTGGCCAACGGTTTACCCGGTCTGTCGGTAGTTGGCCTCCCCGAGCTCGCCGTACGCGAAGCCAAGGACCGCGTCCGCAGTGCCCTGCAAACCCTCGGTTTTGAGTTCCCGGCCCGCCGCATCACCATTAACCTCGCCCCGGCCGATCTGCCCAAGGACGGTGGCCGCTTCGACCTGCCCATGGCACTCGGAATACTTGCCGCCAACGGGCAGCTGCCCCGGGAACCTTTAGCGGATTTCGAATTCATCGGTGAATTGGCCCTGGGTGGTGACATTCGGCCGGTCCGCGGCGTATTGAGCGCCGCCTTGGCCGCCCATGATGCCGGTCGCCGCCTGGTTGTGCCCGCCGCCAATGGCGAAGAGGCATCGCTGGCGTCCCGGTCCCGGGTGTTGTGCGCCGGCAACCTGCTCGCCGTCACCGGTCATTTTCTGCAAGACCAGCCGCTGCCCGAGGCCTGCGCCACCCGCGCCGACCACCCGGCCGAGACTTTGCCTGACTTGCGCGATATTCGCGGCCAGCACCAGGCCAAGCGCGCCCTCGAAGTGGCCGCATCCGCAGGCCATTCGCTGCTGATGATGGGACCACCGGGGTCCGGCAAAACCATGCTGGCGCAACGGCTGCCGTCCATCCTTCCGCCCATGACCGAGGCCGAAGCCCTGGAGTCAGCGGCCATTCACTCCATTTCTGATGGCGGCTTTGACGCCCGGCGCTGGGGTCAACGACCGTTCCGACGCCCTCACCACACGGCGTCGGCGGTGGCCCTGGTCGGCGGCGGCAGCCATCCGCGGCCGGGCGAGATCTCGCTGGCCCATCACGGCGTGTTGTTCCTGGATGAACTGCCCGAGTTTCAGCGCGCGGTACTGGAGGTGCTGCGGGAACCACTGGAAAGCGGCGAAGTGATGATCTCACGCGCGGCGCGGCAAGCCCGGTTCCCGGCCCGGTTTCAGCTGGTCGCGGCCATGAATCCCTGTCCCTGCGGCTACGAAGGCGATATTTCCGGCCGTTGCCGTTGCACGCCCGATCAAATCCAGCGTTACCGCCAGAAGCTGTCAGGGCCACTGATGGACCGCATCGATCTCCACGTCATCGTACCGGCGGTGCCAACCGATATGCTGATGAATGCAAAGCCTGATGGCCAATACTCGGCCGAGGTACGTGAGCGCATACTTCGCTGCCGCGATCGCCAGCTTGGTCGACAAGGGAAGCTAAACAGCGCGCTTGGCAACAAGGAGCTGGACGAGTGCTGTGAACTGGATGCTGACGCCGACGCCCTGATCAGGCGCGCCATCCAGGCACTGGGACTCAGCGCCCGGGGTTACCACCGAATCCTGCGCGTGGCCCGCACCCTGGCCGACCTTGCCGGTGAATCCCGGGTCAGCTCCCGTCACCTCGCTGAGGCCATCCAGTTCCGGCAACTGGACCGCAAACCGGCCCGGGCCATGGCCACCAGTATTTAG
- a CDS encoding accessory factor UbiK family protein: MIPNAIIDQITDAISKAMPKGIADDARKQINAVLATRLEQLGLVSREEFDVQAALLEKLRARVDTLESELAQLEQNKKAG, encoded by the coding sequence ATGATTCCGAACGCCATTATTGACCAGATTACCGACGCCATCAGCAAGGCCATGCCCAAGGGCATCGCCGACGATGCGCGTAAACAAATCAACGCTGTCCTGGCTACACGACTGGAACAACTCGGGTTGGTCAGTCGTGAAGAATTTGACGTTCAGGCCGCGCTATTGGAAAAGTTACGCGCGCGCGTTGATACACTGGAATCCGAGCTGGCCCAGCTGGAGCAGAACAAGAAAGCCGGCTGA
- a CDS encoding TorF family putative porin has translation MNTKRISLVSVLFMAAQLLSARVVVASDSLDLMLGATTNYVFRGISQTDNKAAGYAGFDYSHSSGPYFGLWTSRVNFPTVDGRADAELDIYGGIAGEIRSLGNLGWDLGYILYRYNQTPPRYDEAYLSLSFDLVPRRLKATIKGSYETEGDQVVGEGLVTLDAGSGLFVKLQPGHVDDRTTDNNDYKYVKVAASKSVDVNSAGIRTIDIELAYSDTSLKRGDASPYGVINDRNEDRVHDLWYLSVTAHF, from the coding sequence GTGAACACAAAGCGAATTTCCCTGGTCAGCGTTTTATTCATGGCAGCTCAGCTGCTGTCCGCCCGGGTGGTCGTCGCCAGTGACAGCCTGGACCTGATGCTCGGCGCGACAACCAACTACGTGTTTCGTGGCATTTCGCAGACCGACAACAAGGCGGCCGGTTATGCCGGGTTTGATTACAGTCACAGCTCTGGCCCCTACTTCGGGTTATGGACATCGCGGGTCAACTTTCCCACCGTCGACGGCCGCGCCGATGCCGAGCTGGATATCTACGGCGGCATCGCCGGTGAAATCCGTTCCCTCGGCAACCTCGGCTGGGATCTTGGCTACATTCTTTACCGCTACAACCAGACGCCGCCCAGGTATGACGAAGCTTACCTGTCACTGTCTTTTGACCTGGTGCCGCGCCGGTTGAAGGCCACTATCAAGGGTTCGTATGAAACCGAGGGTGACCAGGTGGTAGGTGAAGGCCTGGTAACCCTGGATGCCGGCAGTGGCCTGTTCGTGAAGCTGCAGCCCGGGCACGTGGATGACCGCACCACCGACAACAATGACTACAAGTATGTCAAGGTAGCAGCCAGCAAGTCCGTGGATGTGAACAGTGCCGGTATTCGTACCATAGATATCGAGCTTGCTTACAGTGATACCAGCCTCAAGCGTGGCGATGCCAGTCCCTATGGCGTTATCAATGATCGGAATGAAGACCGTGTTCACGACTTGTGGTACTTGTCCGTTACCGCACATTTCTAG
- a CDS encoding TorF family putative porin, with translation MMSKKMFAIAVAIAGLPAVASAELTGNIGASSDYVWRGLTQTAGDAAVSGGMDYNSPFGLSAGMWTSNTAFGSPELDLYAGYSKSFGDFSISAGYIGYLYPGTEDDPATADTNEANDLDWTEASVGFGWKMLSLTYNFSNDTFNTGTKSSYVDLGASFEVAKDLTLALHVGRYDFENDDVNVAGFVWDDYIDYSISLSAGDFSITYSDTDLPDDTVADAVAYGSNDFYAADDGYKVFVTYSKSFTLLK, from the coding sequence ATGATGAGTAAAAAGATGTTTGCAATTGCTGTTGCCATTGCCGGGCTGCCCGCTGTAGCCAGCGCCGAGCTTACCGGCAATATTGGCGCATCCAGTGACTATGTCTGGCGCGGCCTGACCCAGACTGCCGGTGATGCCGCCGTATCCGGTGGCATGGATTACAATTCGCCATTTGGCTTGTCCGCAGGTATGTGGACATCCAATACAGCGTTTGGCTCACCGGAGCTGGACTTGTATGCCGGATACAGCAAGTCATTTGGTGATTTCAGCATCAGTGCTGGTTATATCGGTTACCTGTATCCCGGCACCGAGGATGATCCGGCAACAGCGGATACCAATGAAGCCAATGATCTGGACTGGACCGAAGCGTCGGTTGGTTTCGGCTGGAAGATGCTGAGCCTGACCTACAACTTCTCCAACGATACCTTCAATACCGGAACAAAGAGTTCCTATGTTGATCTCGGCGCAAGCTTCGAAGTGGCCAAGGATCTGACCCTGGCACTGCATGTGGGTCGCTATGACTTTGAAAATGATGATGTCAATGTCGCCGGTTTTGTCTGGGATGATTACATCGACTACAGTATAAGCCTGTCTGCTGGTGACTTTTCCATCACTTACAGTGATACCGATCTGCCTGATGACACGGTCGCTGATGCTGTTGCCTACGGTAGCAACGATTTTTACGCGGCAGATGACGGTTACAAGGTTTTTGTTACCTATTCAAAATCATTCACGCTGCTGAAATAA
- a CDS encoding P-II family nitrogen regulator: MKMVTAIIKPFKLDDVRDALSEVGVQGITVTEVKGFGRQKGHTELYRGAEYVVDFLPKVKLEAAIDVSMLDQVVEAIVNAARTDKIGDGKIFVSDLEQVVRIRTGETGKDAL; the protein is encoded by the coding sequence ATGAAAATGGTTACCGCAATCATCAAGCCATTCAAGCTGGATGATGTTCGTGATGCCCTGTCAGAAGTGGGTGTGCAAGGCATTACCGTGACCGAGGTGAAAGGCTTCGGTCGCCAGAAAGGTCATACCGAGTTGTATCGCGGCGCGGAATATGTTGTCGATTTTCTTCCCAAGGTGAAGCTGGAAGCTGCCATTGATGTTTCCATGCTCGACCAGGTGGTAGAAGCCATCGTTAATGCAGCGCGTACTGACAAGATCGGTGACGGCAAGATATTTGTCTCCGACCTGGAGCAGGTGGTTCGTATCCGTACCGGTGAAACCGGCAAGGATGCGCTGTAA
- a CDS encoding ammonium transporter — protein MEALNGVKDLSYALDTFYFLVTGALVMWMAAGFAMLEAGLVRSKNTAEILTKNVGLFAIACIMYMFVGYNLMYPGGDYAGQLLPGLKFMLGVDHAPEAVLAQGMDKWYDGNYYSKMSDFFFQMVFVATAMSIVSGAVAERMKLWTFFAFAVVMTGVIYPIQGFWKWGGGFLDAAGFLDFAGSGVVHMCGAAAAVAGVLVLGPRKGKYGPDGQVNAIPGANMPLATLGTFILWMGWFGFNGGSELILSNVTEANNVARVFVNTNMAAAGGVVAALIVARLLFGKADLTMGLNGALAGLVAITAEPLTPTPGLATTIGAVGGVLVVISILVMDRFFKLDDPVGAISVHGVVGIWGLLAVVLSNGDAKISSQLLGIGSIFAWSFGVSLVVWVILKGIIGLRVSEEEEHMGVDLAECGLEAYPEFTTGTK, from the coding sequence GTGGAAGCATTAAACGGTGTGAAAGATTTAAGCTATGCACTGGACACCTTTTATTTTCTGGTGACCGGTGCACTGGTCATGTGGATGGCTGCAGGCTTTGCCATGCTTGAAGCAGGACTGGTTCGTTCAAAAAATACGGCAGAGATCCTGACCAAGAATGTCGGCTTGTTCGCCATCGCCTGTATCATGTACATGTTCGTCGGTTATAACCTGATGTACCCAGGTGGCGACTATGCGGGACAACTGTTGCCCGGGCTGAAGTTCATGCTTGGTGTAGATCACGCGCCCGAAGCGGTATTGGCACAGGGTATGGACAAGTGGTACGACGGCAACTACTACTCGAAGATGTCTGACTTCTTCTTCCAGATGGTGTTCGTGGCTACGGCCATGTCCATTGTCTCCGGTGCCGTTGCCGAGCGCATGAAGTTGTGGACGTTCTTTGCCTTTGCCGTGGTTATGACCGGTGTCATCTACCCGATCCAGGGTTTCTGGAAATGGGGCGGCGGTTTCCTGGACGCGGCCGGTTTCCTGGATTTTGCCGGTTCCGGCGTGGTTCACATGTGTGGCGCGGCTGCAGCCGTTGCCGGCGTGCTGGTGCTGGGTCCGCGCAAGGGCAAGTACGGCCCTGATGGCCAGGTAAACGCGATTCCGGGTGCAAACATGCCACTGGCAACGCTCGGAACGTTCATCCTGTGGATGGGCTGGTTTGGTTTCAACGGCGGGTCGGAATTGATTCTGTCCAACGTTACCGAGGCCAATAACGTTGCCAGGGTATTTGTGAATACCAACATGGCTGCTGCTGGTGGCGTGGTTGCGGCACTGATTGTTGCGCGCTTGCTGTTTGGCAAGGCTGATCTGACCATGGGACTTAACGGCGCCCTGGCCGGGTTGGTAGCTATTACCGCCGAACCGTTAACGCCAACACCCGGGCTGGCTACTACTATTGGTGCAGTCGGTGGTGTGCTGGTGGTGATCTCCATCCTGGTGATGGATCGTTTTTTCAAGCTGGATGACCCGGTCGGCGCCATTTCGGTTCACGGTGTTGTCGGTATCTGGGGCCTGCTCGCAGTCGTATTGTCCAATGGTGATGCCAAGATCAGCTCGCAGTTGCTGGGCATTGGCTCCATCTTCGCGTGGTCATTCGGCGTCTCTTTGGTCGTTTGGGTAATACTGAAAGGCATCATCGGTCTTCGAGTCAGCGAAGAAGAAGAGCATATGGGCGTGGACCTGGCCGAATGCGGGCTGGAGGCCTACCCGGAATTTACCACCGGGACCAAGTAG
- a CDS encoding CDGSH iron-sulfur domain-containing protein: MSDIIKSPKMIELQPGKYYWCSCGKSANQPFCDGSHKGTEHSPLEFEITEKQYISLCRCKATKRPPYCDGSHYKL, encoded by the coding sequence ATGAGTGACATAATCAAATCACCCAAAATGATCGAACTGCAGCCGGGAAAATACTACTGGTGCAGCTGCGGCAAATCCGCTAACCAGCCGTTTTGCGATGGTTCACACAAGGGCACAGAGCACAGCCCGCTCGAATTTGAAATCACGGAAAAACAGTACATCAGCCTGTGCCGCTGCAAGGCGACCAAGCGGCCACCCTATTGTGACGGCAGTCACTACAAACTCTGA
- the speE gene encoding polyamine aminopropyltransferase, which produces MMTLDNNWYTEIHADCGSAFSLELGEKVHEEQTPYQLLTIYNTRQWGYLMTLDGLVMLTTRDNFLYHEMMTHPALLTHPDPKRVLIIGGGDCGTLREVLKHPGVEKAVQAELDERVTRVSEEYFPELCESNGDARAQLEFVDGIKWIEDAEPGSYDIIIIDSTDPVGQAARLFSAEFYTDCHKALSANGILIAQSESPLLHSDIIKSMRNNMRTAGFADLATLGFPQPVYPSGWWSSTMAVKSGSAKDFRKIDAAKLNTRYYTSELHQGLLTLPPFLAAATL; this is translated from the coding sequence ATTATGACACTCGACAACAACTGGTACACCGAAATTCACGCAGACTGCGGCTCGGCATTTTCGCTTGAGCTGGGCGAGAAGGTACACGAAGAACAAACCCCGTACCAACTGTTGACGATCTACAACACCCGGCAATGGGGCTACCTGATGACGCTCGACGGCCTGGTGATGCTGACCACGCGCGACAACTTTCTGTACCACGAGATGATGACGCACCCGGCGCTGCTCACGCACCCGGACCCGAAGCGCGTGCTCATTATCGGTGGCGGTGATTGCGGCACCCTGCGCGAAGTACTCAAGCACCCCGGTGTCGAAAAGGCGGTGCAGGCCGAGCTGGACGAGCGCGTTACCCGCGTGTCAGAAGAATACTTCCCTGAATTGTGCGAATCCAACGGCGATGCGCGGGCGCAGCTGGAGTTTGTCGACGGCATCAAGTGGATCGAAGACGCTGAACCCGGCAGTTACGACATCATTATTATTGATTCCACCGACCCGGTCGGCCAGGCCGCGCGACTGTTCTCGGCGGAGTTCTACACCGACTGCCACAAGGCGCTGTCGGCCAACGGCATCCTGATTGCGCAAAGCGAATCACCGCTGCTGCACAGCGACATTATCAAGAGCATGCGCAACAACATGCGCACCGCTGGCTTTGCCGATCTTGCCACCCTGGGCTTCCCGCAACCGGTATACCCGTCCGGCTGGTGGTCGTCCACCATGGCGGTGAAATCGGGATCAGCGAAGGATTTCCGCAAAATTGACGCCGCCAAGCTCAATACCAGGTACTACACATCGGAGCTGCACCAGGGCCTGCTGACCCTGCCGCCGTTCCTCGCTGCCGCGACCTTGTGA
- the speA gene encoding biosynthetic arginine decarboxylase codes for MSWKIQNARDTYNISHWSGGYFDVADNGHLVAHPGGASGPGIDMQAVADSLHQQGLGLPTLVRFSGILRHRVNVLCDAFVAATNEHKFTGGYTAVYPIKVNQQRSVVEEIVGARPGSVGLEAGSKPELLAVLAHSDPDGGLVVCNGHKDREFIRLALIGQALGHKVHIVIERLSELELVIEQANTLTIRPLLGLRLRLASIGEGHWQNTGGEKSKFGLSADQVQTALHRLQQIGWLDCLSMLHCHMGSQIANIRHVQSGVAEAARYYAEIRQFGADVKYVNVGGGLGIDYDGTSSRSYFSANYSVEQYASAVVKAFAETSRQHGMPDPHVVTESGRAMTAHHAVLISNVLDVEHMNRPRGLVEPDDSAAPVLRELWQAHSTVNMRTAIEHYHNAAQAMDEVRSLFTEGKLGLKDRALAENLYRSVCMQTRDALNSDKREHRQILDELNEQLADKYFCNLSVFQSLPDVWAINQIFPIVPLARLDEAPERRGVIVDVTCDSDGRIDTYVDANGVESTLPLHEVQPDERYLLGIFLVGAYQEILGDMHNLFGDTHSAHIELNDDGSYRIDHTLHGDTVDYVLRFVHFEPEQLKASYVKQVEGSTLNNDQRKQYLDELVEGLSGYTYLEE; via the coding sequence ATGAGTTGGAAAATCCAGAACGCACGCGACACCTATAACATTTCCCACTGGAGTGGCGGTTATTTTGATGTCGCCGACAATGGCCACCTGGTGGCGCATCCTGGTGGTGCCAGCGGCCCCGGCATTGATATGCAGGCCGTTGCCGACAGCCTGCACCAGCAAGGCCTTGGCCTGCCGACATTGGTGCGGTTCTCCGGCATCCTGCGTCACCGGGTGAATGTATTGTGCGATGCATTTGTTGCCGCCACGAACGAACACAAGTTTACTGGCGGATACACTGCGGTGTATCCGATCAAGGTGAACCAGCAGCGCAGCGTCGTCGAGGAGATTGTCGGTGCCCGGCCGGGCAGTGTCGGTCTCGAGGCCGGCAGCAAGCCGGAATTGCTGGCGGTGCTGGCGCACTCTGATCCTGATGGCGGCCTGGTGGTATGCAACGGTCACAAGGATCGCGAATTCATTCGCCTGGCGCTGATTGGCCAGGCGCTTGGCCACAAGGTACATATTGTTATTGAGCGCCTGTCCGAGCTGGAACTGGTCATTGAGCAGGCGAACACGCTGACTATCCGGCCGTTGCTGGGCCTGCGCCTGCGCCTGGCGTCCATCGGTGAAGGTCATTGGCAAAACACCGGTGGTGAGAAATCCAAGTTCGGCCTGTCAGCCGACCAGGTGCAGACCGCCTTGCATCGACTGCAGCAAATTGGCTGGCTCGATTGCTTGTCCATGCTGCATTGCCACATGGGTTCACAGATCGCCAATATTCGCCACGTGCAGTCCGGCGTTGCCGAAGCAGCACGTTATTACGCCGAGATCAGGCAGTTCGGTGCCGATGTCAAATACGTCAATGTTGGTGGCGGCCTCGGTATTGATTATGACGGCACCTCATCACGCAGTTATTTCTCCGCCAACTATTCCGTAGAGCAGTATGCCTCCGCCGTGGTCAAGGCCTTTGCCGAAACCAGTCGGCAACATGGCATGCCGGATCCGCATGTGGTCACCGAATCCGGTCGCGCCATGACAGCGCACCACGCCGTGTTGATCAGCAACGTGCTCGACGTGGAACATATGAATCGCCCGCGTGGCCTGGTTGAGCCGGATGACAGCGCCGCGCCGGTATTGCGCGAGTTGTGGCAGGCGCACAGCACGGTCAATATGCGCACCGCCATCGAGCACTATCACAATGCCGCCCAGGCCATGGACGAAGTGCGCAGCCTGTTTACCGAGGGCAAGCTGGGACTGAAGGATCGGGCGCTGGCGGAGAACCTGTACCGTTCCGTGTGCATGCAAACCCGTGATGCGCTGAATAGCGACAAGCGCGAACATCGGCAGATACTCGATGAGCTGAACGAACAGCTGGCCGACAAGTATTTCTGCAACCTGTCCGTGTTCCAGTCATTGCCCGATGTCTGGGCTATTAACCAGATATTTCCCATCGTGCCGCTGGCCAGGCTCGACGAAGCGCCAGAGCGTCGCGGCGTCATCGTCGATGTCACCTGTGACTCCGATGGTCGTATCGATACCTATGTTGATGCCAATGGTGTTGAGTCAACGTTGCCGTTGCATGAAGTGCAGCCGGACGAACGCTACCTGCTGGGTATATTCCTGGTCGGCGCCTACCAGGAAATCCTTGGCGACATGCACAACCTGTTCGGCGATACCCACTCGGCCCATATCGAGCTCAATGATGATGGCAGCTACCGCATCGATCACACCCTGCACGGTGATACCGTGGATTACGTATTGCGATTTGTACACTTTGAGCCGGAACAGCTCAAGGCCAGTTACGTGAAGCAGGTTGAAGGCTCAACGTTGAACAATGATCAGCGCAAGCAGTATCTTGATGAGCTGGTTGAAGGGTTATCCGGGTATACGTACCTGGAGGAGTGA
- a CDS encoding phosphate/phosphite/phosphonate ABC transporter substrate-binding protein, whose translation MSLFRFRKVFGTILSFIIIIGVVGCQENTAPPAPKFSAGSEGEKQVYRFGIHPLHNPARLHEIFSPLMSYLNQNIDDVEFRVEASRNYAAYDKKLFAGEFHFSLPNPYQTVRSLEHGYKVFGKMGDDDNFRGIILVRKDSNIKSISDLKGKPVSYPAPTALAATMMPQYYIHTHGLDVMKDVDNRYVGSQESSIMNVFLGDTVAGATWPPPWRALSKERPELARELEIKWQTKPLPNNGLVVRQDMPGYLVQKVSRLMFELHKHEGGRAILERMELTRFEPATDATYQPVREFLAVFKKAVRDPASEK comes from the coding sequence ATGAGCCTTTTCAGATTCAGGAAAGTATTTGGCACCATCCTAAGCTTTATCATCATTATTGGTGTAGTCGGATGCCAAGAAAATACAGCGCCACCAGCACCGAAATTCAGTGCCGGGAGTGAAGGCGAGAAGCAGGTTTACAGGTTTGGTATTCACCCTTTGCATAATCCCGCACGGCTGCACGAAATATTCTCGCCGCTTATGAGTTATCTGAACCAGAATATTGATGATGTCGAGTTCAGGGTCGAGGCATCGAGAAACTACGCGGCTTACGACAAGAAGCTCTTCGCCGGGGAGTTTCATTTTTCCCTGCCTAATCCCTACCAGACCGTCAGGTCACTGGAACATGGCTATAAAGTATTCGGAAAAATGGGTGATGATGACAACTTCAGGGGCATCATCCTTGTTCGCAAGGACAGCAATATAAAATCGATTTCGGACCTGAAAGGCAAGCCGGTCAGTTATCCTGCGCCGACCGCGCTGGCGGCCACCATGATGCCGCAATACTACATCCACACCCATGGGCTGGATGTAATGAAGGATGTGGATAATCGCTATGTAGGTTCCCAGGAATCGTCGATTATGAACGTTTTTCTTGGCGATACAGTAGCAGGAGCTACCTGGCCGCCGCCGTGGCGGGCCCTTTCAAAAGAGCGGCCCGAGCTGGCAAGGGAGCTGGAAATCAAGTGGCAGACAAAACCGTTACCCAACAACGGGCTGGTTGTTCGCCAGGACATGCCGGGATACCTGGTACAAAAAGTATCGAGGCTGATGTTTGAGCTACACAAGCATGAGGGCGGACGGGCTATCCTCGAGCGTATGGAATTAACCAGATTTGAGCCGGCAACTGATGCCACCTATCAGCCAGTAAGGGAGTTTTTGGCAGTATTCAAAAAGGCCGTGCGTGATCCGGCAAGTGAAAAATAA